agctaacgttagcctaccgctagctagttaacactatactcggcagcagctaacgttagcctaccactagctagttaacactatactcgacagcagctaacgttagcctaccgctagctagttaacactatactcgacagcagctaacgttagcctaccgctagctagttaacactatactcgacagcagctaacgttagcctaccgctagctagttaacactatactcaacagcagctaatgttagcctaccgctagctagtagctggattaaacacggttaaaatgctgacagctaatgctaaacggtgtaaagtttgactgtgttttactgtagaggattcaacaccgaggtgtaacaatctgcagctgcgtaggaaaaacacaaacggtgcgttcaatgaaactggtaaactacagcctcgtggtgcatttgaagttattgtaaatgtccttttcccatctggtggttgtttttgtcgttcaacagcaatttactagtgaaataagttattgttattgttatacattattattaaatcatttcattttgaccatatggccttagcaataaacaagccgttctttaatgtcacagactgttgtttagtaccctttttttcttttctttttttactttcttaaaaagtatcggtccaggcaccgttaattatgtatgcgattaatttcgattaattaatcacagagtatgtaattaattagatacaattttttaatcgattgacagccctatttataataaaacaatgtattttataaactacatgtgttttgtgtgcaaagatcttcatttgtaaagtaactagtaactctagctgtcagatgaatgtagtggagtaaaaagtacaatatttctctctgaaatgtagcgtagaagtagaaagtggcatgaaaagaaaagattcaagtaaagtacaagtacctcaacatttggactttaagctttagtgcgtaactttttgatataaatgaacgtccgttccattcaagccattgccaaatgagttgctgcaaagttaattaagactatcagctccacacaactctctctggatgtctcagtatgactatgtttaaaagattgtggcgtccggcgactttcacacgcagaaactcgagtggtgaagataatgacctctgcggtgtgcgatcacggaaggcttgtatcatgtggacgcaccgacagtgttgttgtcattacttagaattcctcatgggggagacggaaactacgcactatagctttaagtacagtacttgagtaaatgtacttagttacattccaccactggcatAAGTTGTAAGTCCTCAATTAAAGTTACAGGAAGAGGGAATGAATCCAAATAGAATGCCAAAATGTTCATACTCAAAATCATACTAACAGCAGAACACACAATCCAGGGACTCCTTTCCCTGTCTATGATTCCCTTCTGCTGCTTATCTTCCTGGTGTGTTTTTAACCTTCTAACACTGTTCCGGTCAAAAATGACCGATTTACACATTCCCTGTACCATAAATATGGCATTTGTCATCAGATTGCCTTTAAGACCTTATGATATCCTTCACAAAAGGCATTTGAACACATAACATTCATTGTGAATACTTTCCTTGAATACTGAGTGATTCATTCAACGTAGTCACACTTCTTTTGTTTACGGGTCAAAAATGGCCACCATAGGAAATTAATGGGAAAGAGTATAATTTTCATCCAGGAGATAAAAGACATCTCCATACATACACTCCTACAACTTTCCTGTGCTTGTGTACCCATTCTCAGGTGCAAAGCTTTCATTTGCAAGGGACACTGCACCATGACTGCAATTTGCCATTTGTGCATGTGAAGAAAATACAACAGAGGAAcaaatcttttttctttttttatagacATACTGTATAGCCGTGTCCCAATCCAATGGTGATTGACAAAGGGCGACTTTATTGTGGAcaaaagaagaaggaaaaaaacaaaaaaaagcttctGGGATGCATGGAGTTAAAAAAGTGAAACTTAATATGAAAAGAAATTCTTTTAAAGAAAGGAACTAAAAAGACCTCTGTAGCTAACAGCATTTTCTGTTTGGTGTTACAGCTTGGTTGCATCATGCCTCTCAGAACAAAACTCCACACTCACATCTTTGCTGACAATGAACACTGAAGTTGGCAGAAATTTGCTGTGAAACGAGACAAAAGTGTGCagtttatgaagaaaaaaaaagtgaggcAACCTCCGGGCCTCGGGCATTTGTCAGTGGGCATTTCTATTCAATGACCTATCATGCACCAAGTGTACGCAATGATACAACTTGGAGATGTTTCACACTGTGTCAGACGTGTAcaagcattattattattatttttttatatatatatatatatatatatatatatttgcagcTGTTACTGGCCAGGGCAGACTTGAATCACTGTCACAACCTGCTTTGGCCGTGATTGTTTGTGAGCAGCGTGCTGCCTACACAAAGAGACCAAGAACTTAACATCATGAGCTGTTATATTTCATTATGCAGCCTGAATGGAGATCAAGGATTAACCGATACACTGTTCATAATGTGACAATGTGCCCTGTGTGTTATTCACACAGATTGCTATTGATCAGCTACCCTGCACTGTTTCTCTGCCCCGTGTAAGTGggtcatttattttttgctaGGAATTGGTTGAGTAAAAGTTTGCCAAGGATATGCAGTAATTATCTCCTCCTTCTATAGCTGGGCACAGCATGGGGCTTTGGTAAATTACACATCTTTCTCTCCGAACTCCTGGATGGTTTATGGCCGTGCATTATGCATAACTGTGCCAGAGCGCCTTAAACATCCCCCAAGTGGATTAAAATAAAGTTGACGCTGCTCTTTGTTTGGAGCTCAACATAGTCTTTATTTGGCAGTGCTGAATCGGAGGttgctgtaaaataattttgTGCATCTTAATTATTTTGGAGactttttttctccccccctCATTGGTTTGTAAACACCTGGAGTGTATTTTAGTGGGATGCCGGATCCAGATGGGCGGATGCTCAGGCACTCCACAAGGAAATGTGGGTTACATTAGAGTTGAGTGAGGCGTCACATGAAGGGCTGAACAAAAACCAAAAGAAAGGGCTGCATCTGACTCATTTGGATGTTTCTATCACACGGACTGACACAGCTCAAATGTCCCTATAATTAAAACTCATGTCACCGTTACTGTGTAATGACACTGGTATCAAGTATGTTAAAGtcttaagtctttttttttttttatctctgagagaaaatgagagaaagatCTTAGTTAAGATATATTTTACATGAAAATCTAGATGatctcattttaaaatgtattttacctTTCTCCGTTCATCTTCATCAAATTTAAGATCATGAGCTTTACAACATTTTCCTCAAAGACTTgataaaacataataataatcaataggTGTGGAGGTGTTAAGTCAAATGGATatttaccaaaataaaatacaaggcCGTATGTTTGAACATGGCATGTGCTGTGTGTTACTAATTGTTAGCATTGATGACTAGAGCTCATGCTTCCACCTTTGTTTGCCCACTGATCTTTACATTTCAATCTAACCAGAGATGGTGTGTGTTATTTTGCAATATTAAAACTACTGAAGATAAATGATATAGCCTATTTAGAAAGGAGAGTTTTAATTGAGTGTACACTTTCACTGTTGTAATGCAAACTAATATATCTTCTTTTATCTATCTTAATTAATTGTATAAACTTGTCTTTGTGTGTACTCTCAGCTCAGCAGATGCTCCTGCTGTGCCAAGGGGTGAACGGGATGAGAAAAGACGGGGAATCCGTGGTTTGGAATCACCACAAGCAAAGTTTCCACGGTGAGTCACTGACAGTAAATGCTTGCCCACAACTCATGAAATGAACACAATTTTTGAGATGCTGTCATGCTGTCATCCCCTAACCAGGCAACcactggcaaaaaaaaagatatatttatatatgtaaatCCACACCAGTTCTCATCTTCATGCAAGGAAGAAACAAACTACAGAGTTCAACTTCTCTTCCGTGCCATCGTTTTATACAAAAGCCTGGCTGCTGATACTTTTCAAACTAAAAGAGCACGAAGTCAAACACAACACTAGTAAGctgaaaagtaaaataaataaataaatgaaatactcAGTTTATTCTCGCCCAAATCTGAGAAATTATGCAACATGGAGTAGCCTATACATGCTATAAATTAAATAGTAGCATTTTCCAGGAAACTTTCACTTTGCATTTCAATGAGCAATATTTTTTGTTCTAAGTGTGCACATCATCTGACATGAACAAGGCATCCTCCCCTTCTattaaaaaagggtttttttggaggaaggagagaaaacatttcaaaagaaaAGACAACCGTCCACATAACAAGAGGCTAAAGTCTGTCTAAACTGTTTTTGGAGGAGGATGGAGCCTGCTAAGGAGTCCAAGTTACAAATGCATGTAACATTTTTTACACCAAGACATTCAATTTCACAGTAGCCTATAATAAGTCTAATGgcattttaaacattaatacCCTCAATATCAAACCCATATGCCTGATTCTGATTTATAACCGAGGCTTGATTGCATTCAACTTGTATGCAGGCTACATCCTTGCTCATACCATTTAGATTGGTGATGCGCTTGCTTTCATGCAACAAGTTTTCTATGTAACGTTAATCATGAAGTTAATATTAGGACTGTAGATCGCACCTAATTAGTCTAACAtgttaatgtcaccaactgtctGGAAAGAAAACAGTCGCTTTAACACAATAGCGGCCATAAAGCGAGAGTGCATGAAACCGTTATATGCGCATATGAGAATATAAAACTGGACTGAACAATTGCCAATCCGACCATGCATTAACTGAAACACCAAACCGTTTAACAAACTCACTTACACACGCTCAACTGACTTCCTAATATAGCCTACTTGTAAATAATAAATCTATTAAAGCTTTCCTTTTTCAACAAACCCTCGATTGGTGATCGCAGCATTCCTCATCTGAAGAGAGCATACCTGCAGGAAATCTGGCTAAAAAATGAATTCTGGATAAGAAGAGCACGCCAGTCATATGTAATTCTgatctcggtgtgtgtgtgcagtagccGACATGTAGGGTCTGGGTGTTAGATGCGACGAACGGCAACGAAACGACACATTGCCTGAAAAATGGAATATAAATTAGTTCTGAGAATTTCGGGGGCTGGGTTTAAGGAACTCGTGACGTCGCCGGCTCGACGTCCTGTGACTGTGGATTCAACCAAGAGCCGGGGGGGGTGGATCACTACGAAACAATTTCCTGcattattttacaaaataattcagatttttttagtCATTAAAACACTAGATGTAAGCAGTGTTTACTGTAAAAATCATAATGTGCAATACTCGCTAGAATAACCGCTTTGGAAAGAAGTTCTTTTCACCACAAGGGAAAAAAACGTCACACCCCTGTCACGGGAAAGTGGTACGGTCTCGGGCTCAAATTCCGAGAATTGAGCTCGTCTGATTCTTAGAACTGGGGTTCTTAGAAGTGGTGATGCAAGAAGTTTCTAGGAAAGCGCTACcaggtgattttttttaaattcatttttcCTCTAAATTGGCGCGAAGTTGTTATCTACTGTGTGTTGCTATGTTTTAGACAGCTATTTGTCCATTTGTGCTGtttaggtgtttgtgtgtgactgtgtctgcTGGCAGTTTGAACAGTGCCGAGCAGAAGCTGTGAAGTGGCCGCTGTAGTGACGGAGACAGGCAGTGCGCCGCTCTCTGACAGATCATCTGCCCCGCGCTGCGCTGCGCTGCGCTGGAGTGAGCTGGTCGCGGTTGAACTAGCGGGGCAGACAGCAGTCTTCCTCCGCTGCAGCTCCCCAAGCCGCACCGATACAGAGTCATGTTGTTAAGATGTAATAAGGCTCGGCTTAGATAACTACCGAGGAAAATTAGGTGTAATGTTATCGGTGTATAGGCTATCCAGAGCCCGGGTTACAGTAGCCTAAATGGTTCTCGGGTGGACAGAGTTggcggtgttaacattgtcagtGCAGCCGGCCGGGGCTTTAAATGCGCTCTCATTTAACGCTACTTTGTACGGTCAAGTGTCAACACAGTGTGGCGGCGGCTCTGTCAAACGAACTTTGCTGGCAGCATGGCTGCCTCAGGTTCAGGATATTTTTACTTAGCGGTCGCTCCGACGGTAATTTGCTCCAATGGAGCGCAAAAAAGGTTGCGCCGAACAAGCACTTGTGTTACCGTAACATTGTAGCGGAAACATTGgtgctgatgtgtgtgtgtgtgtgtgtgtgtgtgtgtgtgtgtgtgtgtgtgtgtgtgtgtgtgtgtgtgtgtgtgtgtgtgtgtgtgtgtgtgtgtgtgtgtgtgtttttccacgGCAGAGAGGCTACAAGACACGTCGTCGCACCAAGTTGTGTTTCCACTGTGACACACTGTCTGCGCTGCCAAGTTGAAAGGTTTTACTGAGATGCGCTCGGAGTTGGCTTCAGCTTTCCTGCAAAGTGTTGCTGCCTCATTTCTGTCACGGAATCCGAGAGTTTCAGTTCATGCTCAGGAACAGTTACAATAAGACTATGTTTAagcatataaaataaaatgaaaatcatAGAGAGGCTTTATTCTGGACCTATGGGCTGACACAAATCTGTGTGCTGTCATTTTAATTGACAAACTATGATAGGGCAGATTGACTGAAGTTATGTAGCCCAGTTGCAGTCCTCATAATTTCTTTTctgaaaatgtagttaattacTAGCCTACATTAGGCCTACTGCTTGTTGTCCCTAACTAGAGGTCATAACTCGGTACCTTTTGATCGGAGGATATCAGTCTATTCAAGGCTGCGTTCTGTTCTGGTTCTATTTTCGGACGTGTCCAGTTACAGACTTCAGTCTTCACATTCAGTTCAAGATGCTGTCATAAATCCGCCTGCATGTTATAAAGCCATTTCTGCTTTGAGTTAATTAAATAATAGTTTCCACGCCCTTACAGTAATTGACCTAGAAATGCAATATAGCATATTagcaaagaaaaagagaatATAGAGCGTTGCTGGGCTGTCACAGGTCTGATCAGAGCAAACAAGTcaaactgctgctgtataacCTTGCCAGCTGCCCCGGCTTATTTTGAAGATCAGAACAGGACATCTTGCGGTTGAAATAAAAACTCATAGTTTGGCCGTTATTAGTTATTAGTAAGTTTTCAGTAATAGGCTAAGTCAGCTGCTTGCTGTTTTCCTCAACTTTTCTCCGTTAGACTGAACTCAGACCAAATGAAAGGACAGAGCGAACAATACTCAGGGCATCTAATGGTGTTTATTATACAAGTATGTGATattgttatttaattaaaattacCGGTCATCATTTTTGTATTATCGAAAACAAAATCCGTAATTACAGAATTGTATCATAAATCATGTTGTCTGTTAGAATGTGATAACATTTTCCCTTCATCTTCATTTGTTATATCAACTTGTCAACCAGTGGTTTAGAAAagggagaaagtgtgtgtgtgtgtgtgtgtgtgtgtgtgtgtgttggggggggggaggtagAAATTTAAATGTCTAGACAgtgtttatttaataaatggCGCCGCCTTCTGGAGGACCGCCTGTATCTGTTTTAGTCTGCCACATTGATAAAGACCTTGTGAGGATCATAAATAATTTCAGCCCAATTCATTTACTTAAAGATTACCTGTTCTTCAGCATTGAAACAGATGGGTGAATTGTGGCATTGGCCTACCAGGGCACTGCTTTTTGTGAAATAATCTTTATGTCTaagtcttttttgttttaattgcaGAACTTAACAAAATGGCTTGCGCAGCAGACAGCTGCATACAATTCACACGCCATGCCAGTGATGTCCTGCTCAACCTGAACCGGCTGCGTAGCAGAGATATTCTCACAGATGTCACTATCTTGGTTAACAGACAGCAGTTTCGGGCACACAAGACCGTTCTCATGGCTTGCAGGTACGTGTTATTCAGGCCAAGTTATATGAGccaatgtttctgttgcagtTTAAAGATGATGTGATTGATCTGTATATGCTCTGTCTGCATTTCGTTTTCTTTGACATGGTTGCAGTGGGCTGTTTTACACCATCTTTACTGACTCCCACAAGTGCAACCTTAATGCGATCAGTCTGGATCCGAAGGTGGACCCAGAGGGCTTTGCCATCCTGCTGGAGTTCATGTACACCTCCCGTCTCACACTAAAGGAGAGTCTGATTATGGCGATCATGAACACCGCCATCTACCTGCAGATGGACCATGTTGTGGACACCTGCCACAGATTCATCAAGTCCAGGTAGGCAGAACAAGGTTCCATTACATTGGTCAAATTCATCATTATCAGCATCTGtcgtgtttagttttttttaccttcTCATTCTTATTCCAGTGATCCGGCTGCCAAGCTGCCCAGAGATGAGTTTTTGATCAGTCCCTTGGTTCTACCTCAGGATGTCCATGCTTACCGGCCCCATGATGTTGTCGACAGTTTGCACAGCCGCGTGGCtccattcagggatgggaggccCTACGGCTCAAACATTTTCAACGGGGTCAGCACCCCCAGCAACTACCCATTCTACGGGCAGTTTCCCATGCCAGGATTCCCTTTCCCTCTCTGCAAGTTGACTGATGCCAAAAACACTTTTGCTGACCTCTCTAAGAGTGGGATCCACCACAAGCATTGTTCTCCGCATGACAGCGCCAACCTCATCAGGGCAGAATACACCAGGGCGGTTGGCACTAGCTCCTCCAGCATTATTCACTCCACCACCTACGCTTCCAGGGAGGTAGCGAGAGACGACGAGATGCGGAAGGAAAGCCACGAGGGGGTCAGCCAGTCTATCGCTCTCGGCACAAGAAAGCGTGCATTTCCTGTGCTGACCCTGGAGCACCAGAGAGACTCTGGAAAAGATCACGCTCCTCAGGCAGAGGAAGACCTGATCCATCAGCACTACCCCCTGGGAATCTCCTCCGCTGGACGCAAGAGCCTCATGAGCAGCCCACAGAGCCCCCTCAAATCAGACTGCCAGCCCAACTCCCCAACAGAGTCCAGCAGTAGCAAGAACGCCGGCCTGTCCCAAGCTGCTGGAGTGCAAGCTCCGCAAGGTACGCAGGACCCCAAATCTCGCAACTGGAAAAAGTACAAGTTCATCGTGCTGAATCAGAGTGTTAAGGAAGACGAGGGGGGGCTGCGGGATCCCGGGCTTCGTTCCCCTCAGCGCCTCGGCCTGCCGCCCTACCTCCACCCCAGCGACTCGGAGAACCTCGACCCACAAACCACAAGCAAGAGCAGCGATCACAGTGAGGACCTGCCTGTGCCCCAGGCTAGTCGTCTCAACAACATCATTAACAggtgagggtttttttttttttcatacacaTAGTGGCATCTTTTTGCTTATGTACAACAAGAAAATGTCAATTTGACATGCGACATGCATCATTTTGTATGACGCGCTGGGAGGATTTTGAGGAAATGAAGGaagatacagtatatgtgtggaGGGTTTAAtggtcaatgtttttttatgcattttgttTACAGTTTACTGTTCTGGATTTTGGACATTCACCGGGATTATTTTTAGGAACTTTATTTTGGAATGACATTTgatttaaaatatttgtttacGTCTGACTTAAagtattgaattttttttagctttagcTCTGATTTGAAGTCTGACTTGAactatttgttttgtgtctatAGTGCACTGGAGGGGTCACTGAGGAACGGTGACAGCCACCCTCCACACTACTTGAGCCGCCTGAACTGCTCGACCTGCGGCACGCCGTCCCCAAAGCACTCCGAAGTGTGTCCCAACACCTCCAGGACCCGTCTGGCAGAGGACATGGCTGAGCTGCACTCAGAATACTCCGACTCCAGTTGTGGTGAGTTTAAGATGGATAGTAAATGTCAGTGACAAATCAACAATGATGTATGTATTATTTAGGACTAGGGGTCTGCACTTTTTTACTATGATTTCTCCTGAACAGAAAATGGTACATTCTTCTGTAATGAATGCGACTCCAAGTTTGCCGAAGACGAAGCGCTGAAACAACACATGCTCCAAGTGCACAGCGACAAGCCATACAAGTGTGACCGCTGCCAGGCTGCTTTCCGCTACAAGGGAAACCTTGCAAGCCACAAGACTGTCCACACAGGTACATCTAAGAGATGAATTTGTCCGTCTGTCAAGTCTATGCTCCTTTGCTGCTCAATTCAAACGTTTCTTTTCCTCTGATTCCCTTTTCTCAGGAGAGAAGCCGTATCGCTGTAATATCTGTGGTGCTCAGTTTAATAGACCCGCTAACCTCAAGACTCACACTCGCATCCACTCAGGAGAGAAGCCATACAAATGTGAGACGTGTGGAGCTCGTTTTGTACAGGTAATAACACGCTAAAATACAATTGGCCTTATATAAAAATTGTCTGAGCTAATAGCACTAACTATGAGTGGGTTTAGCCATTTTCAGCTTTACAGAAGTACAGGTAATTACAGGGAAGAACATCCTTAAGGGTGTTTTGGCTTTTATACAATGCATACTAATACGTCAATCTGTGTGGAAGAACTCATTCCCCAATACTAGTTCGCATTGGTTCCAGTGCTGTCAGATAGTTTGATTCAAGCTGATTTATGTTCTGTTCGTGTTTCAGGTTGCTCATCTCCGCGCCCATGTGTTGATCCACACGGGTGAGAAGCCATATCCCTGTGAGATCTGTGGCACACGCTTCCGTCACCTGCAGACGCTGAAGAGCCACCTGCGTATACACACAGGAGAAAAGCCCTACCATGTAGGTTGACCTATACTCTTATTTCACTTCCTAAACAGTTACAAAATCATACAATAAGCAGCTAACCATCATAAAATGCAGTAAAATAAAAGTTGCGCTGCTTTCCTTTTCAGTGTGAGAAATGCAACTTGCACTTCCGCCACAAGAGTCAGCTACGGCTACATCTCCGACAGAAGCACGGCGCCATCACCAACACAAAGATCCAGTACCGTATGTCGACGGCAGACATGCCCACTGACATGACAAAGGCGTGCTGAGCTGGGGGAAGGCAACAGTTTTAATGGAGGCAATCTTGACCTTGGCATTTAAAGACCCCAACTTGTACAATCATCCAAAATTGTAGTGCCACACTGTGTTCATTAGACAAATAAATTGGCTGTGTACGCCATTCTAAACGGGTTTCCACTACATGTGAACGTAGAGCCACTTATGGCATCTTAGTCACTTTATTGTTTCTATATagatatgaatatatatatgtatatgtcgGGAGTGTTTTTAAGCTTTGAAGGTACATATATAAAGCTTTATTTTGTTGAGAAGGATGGAATGTAAACTAATctgttttttgaaaatacagtattttatatcaGAGAACTTACTTTTCTGAAAGTATTGAAAATTTTGATTGACGGGTGGTACATATATTTTAAGATTCCGAGATTTGCGGCTGTATAGAATTGTCTATACATTTTTATGTCGATGTACGTACATGTTGCACCATGTCAAGTTGCCATATTCATGTGacgagggaaaaaaaaaagtcctaatGTAATTGGATTTAGTCTAAAACATATCAGATGACTGCTGCTGTCTGATGAGGTTATGCATGAGGTACTCTATTACCGTTGCCAGTTGTCAGTGCACATGAAGTGGACAACGGCATAAATATTGTGACATATTGTGTAATTATATCTGTGGGATTGCTCTCTGCTGGCAGAGCCAATCTAAGTGTTGAAAATGCATTTCAAGGTACTGCTTTGTTCTGACCAAGAAACTATTTTGCTTTAAGTGTATTTGTATAGATGTGACTTCTGTTTTTGTTCATTCGTTTTCCATAAGTGAAGGTTTACAGTTTTGTCCTTGTTCTAGATCCTACAGTAAAGTTGTGCAAGTGTTGATATTTTTGGTTTGTACATACACTGTGTATTCAATGTGCCTTTCTCTCTATGGTGTCTGAATTCCTCTCTATTCAGCCCAGCTCTATTAAGGTACAACTCAAGGACATCACTTGTCCTAcaccccgtgtgtgtgtgtgtgtgtgtgtgtgtgtgtgtgtgtgtgtgtgtgtatttttaaatgCTTGTCACCAACCTTAAAACATGCAAATTCATCATTGTACATCTTCAGGACTTGTTTTGGGATTGGGCTTTTTTTAACTGCATTAAAATTATTGTACAATGGTATAGATGtatgaatgtaaaataaaggTATTGGATTTCTATGTATTAACAGATTTGAGTTTGTCATATTACAAACAAGAATTGACGGGCACACCGTTTTAACATTTCCAGAAATATTGTTAGATGGATAAAAACTACTAGAGGACATGACTTGTAGATCAAATACAGCACAATATATAACTATTAAATAAACAGTTATACAAGTGTGAAACCTGCAGGCATGTTCAAACTTTACAAATCAGAGGATTGTAACTTTAGTCTTAGTTTAATCTAACTGTATCCACAAAATACTGGTTTTGTAGCAACTATAAAAGAGATGTTCTGCAAAAATAAAGCACAAATATAGCTTGATTTCTCCTGATGTTGACCAAAAGTGAATCCCAGGAAAGAACATCATCTCACCACCTTTCAAAATGTGTCACATACTCATCTCTTGGCTTTTAAAAAGTTCGGTAAATACTACAGGGACAGGAAGAAAAACTACCCAGTTACTTCTAAACTTTACTGTTGCACTGGGAAAACATGGCTTTTTTATAGTTTCTGATCATACTCTTATAAACTtgtatttgtagttttttgcGTCCCGTATTAAACTTGTACGCTGTCAAGTCTTTATTATctcatgtattttaagtttattCTGATTTGGATAACTGCACAATGAGGGATTCTCATTTTTATTTCCCATAAATTCAGTCATTTAGAAAATTACTTTCTTCCATGATCACAGCAATAACGTTTTTTCCTATCGTTTTAAAAGGCCAACACTAAAACCTTTAAAAGACTTTATAGATGTCACATGAATGACAATAACATgatcaaaatgtaataaaatagctttttatttttgaagtggtataaaaaaaaaaagtcatactctTTTAAAGATAAGCAAGAGTGCTTGTATTATGCaacagaaaaactacaacagatCATTACCTCTACTAGGCTCTAACTTCAATTCAGTTCTA
This sequence is a window from Sander lucioperca isolate FBNREF2018 chromosome 11, SLUC_FBN_1.2, whole genome shotgun sequence. Protein-coding genes within it:
- the bcl6aa gene encoding BCL6A transcription repressor a isoform X1; protein product: MPHSFQQKKAQQMLLLCQGVNGMRKDGESVVWNHHKQSFHELNKMACAADSCIQFTRHASDVLLNLNRLRSRDILTDVTILVNRQQFRAHKTVLMACSGLFYTIFTDSHKCNLNAISLDPKVDPEGFAILLEFMYTSRLTLKESLIMAIMNTAIYLQMDHVVDTCHRFIKSSDPAAKLPRDEFLISPLVLPQDVHAYRPHDVVDSLHSRVAPFRDGRPYGSNIFNGVSTPSNYPFYGQFPMPGFPFPLCKLTDAKNTFADLSKSGIHHKHCSPHDSANLIRAEYTRAVGTSSSSIIHSTTYASREVARDDEMRKESHEGVSQSIALGTRKRAFPVLTLEHQRDSGKDHAPQAEEDLIHQHYPLGISSAGRKSLMSSPQSPLKSDCQPNSPTESSSSKNAGLSQAAGVQAPQGTQDPKSRNWKKYKFIVLNQSVKEDEGGLRDPGLRSPQRLGLPPYLHPSDSENLDPQTTSKSSDHSEDLPVPQASRLNNIINSALEGSLRNGDSHPPHYLSRLNCSTCGTPSPKHSEVCPNTSRTRLAEDMAELHSEYSDSSCENGTFFCNECDSKFAEDEALKQHMLQVHSDKPYKCDRCQAAFRYKGNLASHKTVHTGEKPYRCNICGAQFNRPANLKTHTRIHSGEKPYKCETCGARFVQVAHLRAHVLIHTGEKPYPCEICGTRFRHLQTLKSHLRIHTGEKPYHCEKCNLHFRHKSQLRLHLRQKHGAITNTKIQYRMSTADMPTDMTKAC
- the bcl6aa gene encoding BCL6A transcription repressor a isoform X2; translation: MQEVSRKALPELNKMACAADSCIQFTRHASDVLLNLNRLRSRDILTDVTILVNRQQFRAHKTVLMACSGLFYTIFTDSHKCNLNAISLDPKVDPEGFAILLEFMYTSRLTLKESLIMAIMNTAIYLQMDHVVDTCHRFIKSSDPAAKLPRDEFLISPLVLPQDVHAYRPHDVVDSLHSRVAPFRDGRPYGSNIFNGVSTPSNYPFYGQFPMPGFPFPLCKLTDAKNTFADLSKSGIHHKHCSPHDSANLIRAEYTRAVGTSSSSIIHSTTYASREVARDDEMRKESHEGVSQSIALGTRKRAFPVLTLEHQRDSGKDHAPQAEEDLIHQHYPLGISSAGRKSLMSSPQSPLKSDCQPNSPTESSSSKNAGLSQAAGVQAPQGTQDPKSRNWKKYKFIVLNQSVKEDEGGLRDPGLRSPQRLGLPPYLHPSDSENLDPQTTSKSSDHSEDLPVPQASRLNNIINSALEGSLRNGDSHPPHYLSRLNCSTCGTPSPKHSEVCPNTSRTRLAEDMAELHSEYSDSSCENGTFFCNECDSKFAEDEALKQHMLQVHSDKPYKCDRCQAAFRYKGNLASHKTVHTGEKPYRCNICGAQFNRPANLKTHTRIHSGEKPYKCETCGARFVQVAHLRAHVLIHTGEKPYPCEICGTRFRHLQTLKSHLRIHTGEKPYHCEKCNLHFRHKSQLRLHLRQKHGAITNTKIQYRMSTADMPTDMTKAC